A single genomic interval of Cloacibacillus sp. harbors:
- a CDS encoding UbiD family decarboxylase has protein sequence MASKDLHEHIALLEANGMLLRITRPINKDTELNPLCRLQFLSLPEKQRRAFLFENVVDSKGRHYDTPVLIGAMAASEKMYEMGIDCKASEVLKKIDEAISRPIEPHEVTEAPVQEVVVRVDKDENAQHGFDLFPIPISTPGFDPAPFLTCAQWVTEDPATGERNVGNYRAHIKSPTRCGLKILGPQQDIFIHIKSAVEMGVDLPVAIVIGGPPALNYAATLKAPRGMDEIGVAGAMMGESIPVVRCKTSNLMVPANAEIVFEGVIKMDELEIEGPFGEYHGYMNPSHHDLFMELKCVTYRKDAIFETLLSQAPPTESSVMLGINANGVLTRRLVGEMGIKSVKEVYCYNKEFGAKALTVIQFDNPANDEVVRAMMAAASAYALGSKMIVAVDSDIDPRSIEKVLWAISVRCEPDADMQIIRGFKKGPLPPFGPLDEEGNCTTLNGDAPQSVVLIDATLRGRKFSPVSLPRREYMERACEIWKELGLPELNLSMPWYGYDLGGWSQKLTRRADMATAGDYFELDEYYRRTRVPFTEYYTLKKPARQKG, from the coding sequence ATGGCAAGCAAAGATCTGCATGAGCATATCGCGCTGCTTGAAGCAAACGGCATGTTGCTGCGAATCACAAGACCTATCAACAAAGACACGGAGCTGAACCCGCTCTGCCGTCTACAGTTTTTATCACTGCCGGAAAAGCAGCGCAGGGCCTTTCTCTTTGAGAACGTCGTGGATTCAAAGGGGCGGCATTACGATACTCCGGTGCTTATAGGGGCGATGGCTGCAAGCGAAAAGATGTACGAAATGGGCATCGACTGTAAGGCAAGCGAAGTGCTGAAAAAAATCGACGAGGCGATCAGCCGTCCGATCGAACCGCACGAGGTGACGGAAGCTCCCGTGCAGGAGGTGGTCGTCCGCGTCGATAAAGACGAAAACGCGCAGCACGGCTTTGACCTCTTCCCCATCCCGATAAGCACGCCTGGGTTCGACCCTGCGCCGTTTCTCACCTGCGCGCAGTGGGTAACAGAAGACCCTGCAACCGGCGAAAGAAACGTCGGCAACTACAGGGCGCACATCAAGTCTCCGACGCGCTGCGGGCTGAAAATACTCGGGCCGCAGCAGGATATTTTTATCCATATAAAGAGCGCTGTGGAGATGGGCGTAGACCTTCCGGTGGCTATCGTGATAGGAGGGCCGCCCGCTCTGAACTACGCGGCGACGCTGAAAGCTCCGCGCGGAATGGACGAGATAGGCGTCGCGGGCGCGATGATGGGAGAATCCATACCGGTAGTGAGGTGCAAAACGTCAAATTTGATGGTTCCGGCAAACGCTGAGATCGTCTTTGAAGGCGTCATCAAGATGGACGAGCTTGAGATAGAGGGGCCGTTCGGCGAATACCACGGCTATATGAACCCGAGCCATCACGACCTTTTCATGGAACTGAAATGCGTCACCTATCGAAAGGACGCGATATTTGAAACGCTGCTGAGCCAGGCGCCGCCTACGGAAAGCAGCGTGATGCTCGGCATAAACGCAAACGGCGTGCTGACGCGGCGGCTTGTAGGCGAAATGGGCATAAAGAGCGTCAAGGAAGTCTACTGCTACAACAAAGAATTCGGCGCGAAGGCTCTTACCGTCATTCAGTTCGACAATCCCGCAAACGACGAGGTGGTGCGCGCGATGATGGCCGCGGCCTCGGCCTACGCTCTTGGCAGCAAGATGATAGTCGCCGTTGACAGCGACATCGACCCTCGCAGCATTGAAAAGGTCCTTTGGGCGATAAGCGTGCGCTGCGAACCTGACGCCGACATGCAGATAATCCGCGGATTCAAAAAAGGGCCTCTCCCGCCGTTCGGCCCGCTTGACGAAGAGGGCAACTGCACCACGCTGAACGGAGACGCGCCGCAGTCTGTCGTGCTCATAGACGCGACGCTACGCGGACGCAAGTTCAGCCCAGTCTCGCTCCCGCGCAGGGAGTATATGGAACGCGCATGTGAGATATGGAAAGAGCTGGGGCTGCCGGAGCTGAACCTAAGTATGCCGTGGTACGGCTACGACCTTGGCGGATGGTCGCAAAAGCTCACCCGCCGCGCCGACATGGCGACAGCAGGAGACTATTTCGAGCTTGACGAATATTACCGGCGCACTCGCGTTCCGTTTACAGAATATTACACGCTGAAAAAACCGGCGCGGCAAAAGGGATAG
- a CDS encoding GGDEF domain-containing protein, with protein MPHISRAGNFTMEAMTEIAAANTLYENDRDSYEQFFNVERMKGLYAQNKRTDMLEFRYYAKDGSVRWARAVIDLLQYPYSTDIKCYLLIEDVHEGRIANITLLERSTRDSLTSVLNRRAFEDSVKELLEGEALGDGAVVMMLDVDGFKYVNDSMGHAVGDDVLIHVAESISSLMRPGEMVGRMGGDEFMICLRGASRAEAAARADMIGRLARLYEKESVNVSVSIGLAMYPDDARNFEDIYRCADRALYAAKNEGKDRHMFYDACMEENGVAAQVGEGSALFDKKAHVPQFQALREKILEASRRAADDGRDLSKLNSLMLRMRTSVFEWNAEEGLVQCSGALYDYLLFDEGRIDKVVQNPAIDALHPDDAELYKKNVTYSFFYGAQNLRTVCRLKRHDGVYAQCRFNIFCERNKQGGLLRVSGMLQELGREFRVQDLYPEMVVNNMIAGSVVLEVSDKMQFVYATPSFYKVTGIQEDVSLACDFENTLMKVLPDDR; from the coding sequence GTGCCTCACATTTCGCGGGCAGGCAATTTTACGATGGAGGCCATGACGGAGATCGCCGCGGCAAATACCCTCTACGAAAATGACCGCGACAGCTACGAACAGTTTTTCAACGTTGAACGAATGAAGGGGCTTTACGCGCAGAATAAACGTACGGACATGCTGGAGTTCCGCTATTACGCGAAGGACGGCTCTGTGAGATGGGCGCGCGCCGTCATCGACCTGCTGCAATACCCCTATTCCACCGATATAAAATGCTATTTGCTCATTGAGGACGTCCACGAGGGACGTATCGCCAATATCACTCTGCTTGAGCGCTCAACGCGCGATTCGCTCACCTCCGTGCTGAACAGGAGGGCCTTTGAGGATTCCGTAAAAGAGCTGCTGGAGGGCGAGGCCCTGGGTGACGGCGCGGTAGTTATGATGCTTGACGTGGACGGCTTTAAATATGTCAATGATTCTATGGGACACGCCGTCGGCGACGACGTGCTCATTCACGTCGCTGAGAGCATTTCTTCGCTGATGCGCCCAGGGGAGATGGTAGGCCGCATGGGCGGCGACGAATTTATGATATGCCTGCGCGGCGCATCCCGTGCCGAGGCCGCGGCGCGCGCCGATATGATAGGCCGCCTCGCACGTCTTTACGAAAAGGAAAGCGTAAACGTTTCAGTGAGCATAGGGCTTGCCATGTACCCCGACGACGCACGGAACTTTGAGGACATATACAGATGTGCGGACCGCGCCCTCTACGCGGCAAAGAACGAGGGCAAGGACCGGCACATGTTTTACGACGCCTGCATGGAAGAAAACGGCGTCGCTGCGCAAGTGGGGGAAGGCTCCGCGCTGTTCGATAAAAAAGCGCACGTCCCGCAGTTTCAGGCGCTGCGTGAAAAAATATTGGAGGCCAGCCGCCGCGCGGCGGATGACGGACGCGACCTCTCAAAATTAAATTCGCTGATGCTGCGTATGCGCACCTCGGTCTTTGAATGGAACGCGGAGGAGGGCCTCGTGCAGTGCAGCGGCGCGCTCTACGATTATCTGCTCTTTGACGAGGGCCGGATAGACAAAGTGGTGCAAAATCCCGCGATTGACGCGCTCCATCCAGACGACGCGGAGCTGTATAAAAAGAACGTCACCTACAGCTTTTTCTACGGCGCGCAAAACCTCCGCACCGTATGCAGGCTGAAGCGTCACGACGGCGTCTACGCACAGTGCCGTTTCAATATATTCTGCGAACGCAACAAACAGGGCGGCCTCTTGCGCGTCTCCGGGATGCTTCAGGAACTGGGCCGGGAGTTCCGTGTGCAGGACCTATATCCGGAGATGGTCGTCAATAATATGATCGCGGGTTCCGTAGTGCTGGAAGTTTCCGATAAAATGCAGTTTGTCTACGCGACCCCATCCTTTTACAAAGTGACCGGCATCCAGGAGGATGTTTCGCTTGCCTGCGATTTTGAAAATACGCTGATGAAGGTGCTGCCGGACGACCGCTAA
- the hcp gene encoding hydroxylamine reductase, which yields MFCYQCEQRAKNIACEVSGVCGKEPVCSDLQDLLLHRTMLLARAAVEKGAPTESVAGVIIDNLFSTVTNVNFDAKSIAAKIASTTALAAKTAEEPAPREESFEEMTAAAAPFSPRTDIEKYGADLGGLKWLAIYGLKGTAAYAFHARELGRTDEKVDAFFIEAMASLLCSDITVEKMLALNLKIGETNISVMAMLDAANTGTYGDPEPTSVRVTPVKGKAVLISGHDLKALEELLKQTEGTGVNVYTHCEMLPCNAYPALKKYPHLVGNYGGAWQNQQTEFDEFPGAIVMSTNCIQRPKPTYIDRIFTMELVEWPGVRHIENYDFAPVIEAALAAPGFTEDAPEKRITIGFAHNAVMAAAPKVIELVKAGKLRHFFLIGGCDGAKPGRNYYTDFAENVPNDCAILTLACGKYRFNKLDFGYIEGIPRLLDCGQCNDAYSAVRIAMALAEAFGTDVNGLPLSLVLSWYEQKAVCILLSLLFLGIKNIRLGPTLPSFIGPEVLKVLVEKFEIKPTGDAKEDLKAILG from the coding sequence ATGTTTTGCTATCAGTGTGAACAGAGAGCTAAAAATATTGCCTGTGAAGTGTCCGGCGTCTGCGGAAAAGAACCAGTCTGCTCCGACCTTCAAGACCTGCTGCTGCACCGCACGATGCTGCTTGCGCGCGCGGCCGTAGAAAAGGGCGCGCCTACAGAGTCGGTGGCCGGAGTAATAATCGACAACCTCTTCTCCACAGTGACAAATGTCAATTTCGACGCAAAAAGCATAGCGGCAAAAATCGCGAGCACAACGGCTCTTGCCGCAAAAACGGCAGAAGAACCCGCGCCGCGCGAGGAGAGCTTTGAAGAGATGACGGCGGCAGCCGCGCCGTTCTCGCCGCGCACAGACATCGAAAAATACGGCGCGGACCTTGGCGGCCTTAAGTGGCTTGCCATCTATGGGCTGAAGGGAACGGCGGCCTACGCCTTCCACGCGCGCGAGCTTGGCCGCACGGACGAAAAGGTCGACGCCTTCTTTATAGAGGCGATGGCCTCACTGCTTTGCAGCGACATTACGGTGGAGAAGATGCTGGCGCTCAATCTAAAGATAGGCGAGACAAACATCTCCGTCATGGCAATGCTTGACGCGGCCAACACCGGAACGTACGGCGACCCGGAACCCACCTCTGTACGCGTCACGCCCGTAAAGGGCAAGGCCGTCCTCATTTCCGGCCACGACCTGAAGGCGCTTGAAGAGCTGCTGAAACAGACCGAAGGCACTGGCGTCAACGTCTACACGCACTGCGAGATGCTGCCGTGCAACGCCTATCCGGCTCTGAAAAAATATCCGCACCTCGTTGGGAACTACGGCGGCGCGTGGCAGAACCAGCAGACAGAGTTTGACGAATTCCCCGGCGCTATCGTCATGAGCACGAACTGCATCCAGCGTCCGAAGCCGACATACATTGACCGCATCTTCACGATGGAGCTTGTGGAATGGCCCGGCGTGCGCCACATCGAAAATTACGATTTCGCGCCCGTCATCGAGGCGGCCCTTGCCGCCCCCGGCTTCACCGAAGACGCGCCTGAAAAACGCATCACGATAGGCTTTGCCCACAACGCCGTCATGGCGGCCGCGCCTAAGGTGATAGAGCTTGTGAAGGCCGGAAAGCTGCGCCATTTCTTCCTTATAGGAGGCTGCGACGGCGCAAAGCCTGGGCGCAACTACTACACCGACTTTGCGGAAAACGTTCCAAATGACTGTGCGATACTGACGCTCGCCTGCGGAAAATACCGTTTCAACAAACTCGACTTCGGCTACATCGAAGGCATTCCGCGTCTGCTCGACTGCGGCCAATGCAACGACGCATACTCCGCCGTAAGAATTGCGATGGCGCTTGCGGAGGCCTTCGGCACAGACGTAAACGGCCTGCCTCTTTCGCTTGTACTCTCATGGTACGAACAAAAGGCCGTCTGCATCTTGCTTTCGCTGCTCTTCCTCGGCATAAAGAACATCCGACTTGGGCCAACGCTTCCCTCATTCATCGGCCCGGAGGTGCTGAAGGTGCTCGTAGAAAAGTTCGAGATCAAACCGACAGGCGACGCAAAAGAGGACTTGAAGGCCATCCTTGGATAA
- a CDS encoding PAS domain-containing protein: MIEQQSSERPEHYNDDQFLTARSFPAGICKFLPDEAFTVTFINGKALAVVGVDYAENLLSLIHEKDFGRFHDEVTANISQGAYDFQCEARIVRKDGGGAWLLFSISYDPTTNEAAAVLVDMTLRRRAEEQLRVKEEEYSMVMAHTNKHIFRFDVRQRKAYLPKDTLELLGYFGDVEINVPNSVLASGALPAESQAVYVKFFEDMVAGIPNGQAYIQFRVKDGSFRWFRMNYSLVCDEDGEPWQGIVSFEDVTELREREAAYQKWKQTYRAIDPQKMMYYEFNLTQRTCECEEG, from the coding sequence ATGATTGAACAACAAAGCAGCGAAAGACCAGAGCACTATAACGACGACCAGTTTCTGACAGCCAGATCATTCCCGGCTGGTATCTGTAAATTTTTGCCTGACGAGGCGTTTACCGTTACTTTTATAAATGGGAAGGCGCTGGCCGTTGTCGGCGTCGACTATGCAGAAAATCTTCTTTCTCTGATCCACGAGAAGGATTTTGGCCGCTTTCATGATGAAGTGACGGCAAATATATCGCAGGGCGCGTATGATTTTCAGTGCGAAGCGAGGATAGTTCGCAAAGACGGCGGCGGCGCGTGGCTTTTGTTCTCCATTTCCTACGATCCCACGACAAATGAAGCCGCAGCCGTGCTGGTGGATATGACTTTGCGCAGGCGCGCCGAAGAACAGCTTCGCGTCAAAGAAGAAGAATACAGCATGGTGATGGCGCATACCAATAAACATATTTTTCGTTTTGACGTGCGCCAACGGAAGGCCTACCTTCCAAAGGACACGCTTGAACTTCTGGGCTACTTCGGCGACGTCGAGATAAACGTTCCAAATTCTGTGCTGGCCTCCGGCGCGCTGCCCGCTGAGAGCCAGGCCGTTTACGTAAAATTTTTTGAGGATATGGTGGCAGGCATTCCCAACGGCCAGGCCTACATACAGTTTCGCGTCAAGGACGGCTCTTTTCGCTGGTTCCGCATGAACTATTCGCTCGTATGCGACGAGGACGGAGAACCTTGGCAGGGCATCGTCTCCTTTGAGGACGTCACAGAACTGCGCGAGCGCGAGGCGGCCTATCAGAAATGGAAGCAGACCTACCGCGCAATAGACCCGCAGAAGATGATGTACTATGAATTCAACCTTACGCAGAGAACCTGCGAATGTGAAGAGGGCTAG
- the gltS gene encoding sodium/glutamate symporter: MSFEIIYGLLIIKTGAIVTVAVSALLLLLGYHVKSKLGFLVKYCIPAPVVGGFIFMFATYFGYKTGRFSIDFDTYFQAPFMLAFFTTVGLGASFKLLKKGGALLIVYWLVAGAVSICQNIIGVVVGKLIGLPAPYALLSSAVSMIGGHGAAGVYGSTFVEMGYPSASLVGMGAATFGLISAVIIGGPVGQRLIVKHNLKADENEDFNSETGCADATSEKRLSTIDIMKNVAAILVCMAAGVLISGWIGNTVGTSFPSYVGAMFAAVVLRNLNEGMHLYKFDFVLVDGIGYVMLSLYLSIALMTLKLWELEGLVGGVLPVLVCQVLFMIAASYFIVFRVLGSNYDAAVMCAGLCGHGLGATPSAIVNMTAVNERYGMSRRAMMIVPIVGAFLVDIIYQPQTIWFIKTFVEGFNK, encoded by the coding sequence ATGTCGTTTGAAATAATTTACGGTTTACTGATAATCAAAACCGGAGCCATCGTAACGGTGGCTGTATCGGCGCTGTTGCTGCTTCTTGGCTATCACGTAAAAAGCAAGCTCGGCTTTTTAGTTAAATACTGCATCCCCGCGCCCGTCGTCGGCGGTTTTATCTTTATGTTTGCAACCTATTTCGGATATAAGACAGGAAGATTTTCTATTGATTTTGATACATATTTCCAAGCCCCGTTCATGCTGGCATTTTTTACAACGGTCGGCCTGGGCGCCAGCTTCAAACTCTTAAAAAAGGGCGGCGCGCTGCTTATCGTCTACTGGCTTGTCGCGGGCGCCGTCTCGATATGCCAAAACATCATAGGGGTCGTCGTTGGCAAACTAATTGGTCTGCCGGCTCCATACGCGCTGCTTTCCAGCGCCGTCTCAATGATCGGAGGCCACGGCGCGGCCGGGGTTTACGGCTCCACCTTTGTCGAAATGGGATACCCCTCCGCCTCGCTCGTTGGGATGGGAGCCGCCACCTTCGGCCTCATCAGCGCGGTGATCATAGGCGGCCCGGTGGGACAACGCCTGATAGTCAAGCATAACTTAAAGGCTGACGAAAACGAAGACTTTAATTCTGAGACGGGCTGCGCCGACGCGACGTCAGAAAAGCGCCTCTCCACAATCGACATCATGAAAAACGTTGCCGCAATACTGGTATGCATGGCAGCCGGCGTCCTCATTTCAGGCTGGATAGGAAACACGGTCGGCACGAGCTTTCCCTCGTACGTAGGCGCTATGTTTGCCGCCGTTGTCCTGCGCAACTTAAACGAAGGCATGCACCTCTACAAATTCGACTTCGTGCTTGTTGACGGCATCGGCTACGTCATGCTGTCGCTCTATTTGTCGATAGCCTTGATGACGCTGAAGCTGTGGGAACTGGAAGGGTTGGTCGGCGGAGTGCTGCCAGTCCTTGTCTGTCAGGTGCTCTTTATGATCGCGGCAAGTTATTTCATCGTATTCAGGGTACTTGGCTCGAACTACGACGCGGCGGTCATGTGCGCCGGCCTCTGCGGCCACGGGCTCGGCGCGACGCCTTCCGCGATAGTCAACATGACGGCCGTCAACGAAAGATATGGAATGAGCCGCCGCGCCATGATGATAGTCCCCATCGTGGGAGCGTTCCTCGTAGACATCATCTATCAGCCGCAGACCATCTGGTTCATCAAAACATTTGTGGAAGGCTTCAATAAATAA
- a CDS encoding MarR family transcriptional regulator gives MEPIENKSLAVLISRLQRNFKRYCEKRLKEEGLNISVYYYLKYIEANDGCTLNDLTRHMHVDKAHTTRIVRQLETLAWTERGSNQRDMRESALHITALGKKTAARLEQIFFDWDAHLADLFSEAEADALREALSRAYALVDEEVGGAPLRTWNGALPLKDPK, from the coding sequence ATGGAGCCTATTGAAAATAAATCGCTTGCCGTGCTGATAAGCCGGCTTCAACGCAATTTCAAACGTTACTGCGAAAAGCGCCTCAAAGAAGAGGGGCTTAATATAAGCGTCTATTACTACCTCAAATACATAGAAGCAAACGACGGCTGCACTTTGAACGATCTCACGCGCCACATGCACGTGGACAAGGCGCATACGACGCGCATCGTGCGTCAGCTTGAGACTCTCGCCTGGACGGAGCGCGGGAGCAATCAACGCGATATGCGCGAGAGCGCGCTGCACATCACAGCTTTAGGAAAAAAGACGGCCGCACGGCTGGAGCAGATATTCTTTGACTGGGACGCGCACCTTGCGGATCTTTTTTCCGAGGCGGAGGCGGACGCTCTGCGCGAGGCGCTTTCGCGCGCCTACGCGCTCGTAGACGAAGAGGTCGGCGGCGCGCCGCTTCGCACATGGAACGGAGCGCTGCCTCTCAAAGACCCCAAATAG
- a CDS encoding glycine/betaine/sarcosine/D-proline family reductase selenoprotein B, protein MRQAILFINQFFAGVGGEGQADFEPVILDGPVGPGIALQAALTNVTITHTVACGDNFMNSNRDEAIAMIQKFLDDKSFDLFLAGPAFQSGRYGMSCGELCKFVSEHYNVPAVTSMNEESPGVDAYRENPNIYIVKGHKSAAKMRADVEAIAKLANKLAAGEDILWAEAEGYFGRGIRREVFVEKTASERAVDMLLAKLAEKPYTTEYKIEVHDVVQPAQAVADLQTCKIALINSGGLVPVGNPDRMPSGTASIWKLYPTDELDAFLPGEFYSVHGGFSTDFVNADPEALVPLKTVKELLKEGAFGALAPFLYSTTGNLTALKDARRMGKEMAEDLKSKQVSAAIYVSTUGSCTRCGATMVKELEKAGIPTAHITNMTPVAKVTGSNRIVPGVAITNPCSDVTLPKDEQEIMRRKLIERALEAVSTDVSGPTFF, encoded by the coding sequence ATGAGACAAGCAATTTTATTTATCAATCAGTTCTTTGCCGGCGTTGGCGGCGAAGGGCAGGCAGATTTTGAACCGGTCATTCTGGATGGCCCTGTAGGTCCAGGGATAGCGTTGCAAGCTGCTTTGACGAATGTAACTATTACTCACACCGTAGCCTGCGGCGATAACTTTATGAACAGCAACCGTGATGAAGCGATCGCCATGATCCAAAAATTCCTGGATGATAAAAGCTTTGATCTGTTCCTGGCAGGCCCAGCTTTTCAGTCTGGACGCTATGGCATGAGCTGCGGCGAGTTGTGCAAGTTTGTCAGCGAGCATTACAACGTACCGGCTGTTACAAGCATGAACGAAGAAAGTCCCGGCGTTGACGCTTATCGTGAAAATCCGAATATCTACATCGTCAAAGGACATAAAAGCGCCGCAAAAATGCGCGCAGACGTCGAGGCGATCGCTAAACTAGCCAATAAGCTGGCAGCAGGTGAAGATATCCTCTGGGCGGAGGCCGAGGGCTACTTTGGACGCGGGATCCGCAGGGAGGTTTTTGTGGAAAAAACGGCCTCCGAGCGTGCAGTAGATATGCTGCTTGCCAAATTAGCCGAAAAACCATATACGACAGAATACAAAATAGAGGTCCACGACGTGGTGCAGCCCGCTCAGGCCGTGGCCGACCTACAGACGTGCAAAATCGCTCTAATTAACAGCGGGGGGCTCGTGCCTGTTGGAAATCCCGATCGCATGCCTTCGGGCACAGCCTCTATTTGGAAGCTTTACCCCACTGATGAGCTGGACGCATTTTTGCCTGGCGAATTTTATAGTGTTCACGGAGGCTTCAGCACAGATTTCGTCAACGCCGATCCCGAAGCGCTGGTGCCATTAAAAACCGTCAAAGAATTACTTAAAGAGGGCGCTTTTGGAGCGCTTGCACCTTTCTTGTACAGCACTACCGGCAATTTGACCGCTTTGAAGGATGCTCGTCGGATGGGCAAGGAGATGGCGGAAGATCTCAAAAGTAAACAGGTCAGTGCGGCAATTTACGTATCCACCTGAGGAAGCTGCACGCGTTGCGGTGCAACGATGGTAAAAGAGCTGGAAAAAGCAGGTATCCCCACCGCTCATATAACAAACATGACGCCTGTTGCGAAGGTCACAGGAAGCAACCGAATCGTTCCGGGGGTCGCGATCACGAATCCGTGCAGTGACGTGACGCTGCCTAAGGACGAGCAGGAAATAATGAGAAGAAAGCTTATAGAACGCGCACTTGAGGCAGTCTCTACGGACGTTTCCGGTCCCACATTTTTTTGA
- a CDS encoding UbiX family flavin prenyltransferase, with translation MRIIVGISGASGAILGCSILKALRAHKEVETHLIITDAAKLTLSCETALTAEDAAALADYSYDVNDMAARVASGSFETDGMIIAPCSMKTLSGIANGYDENLLIRAADATLKEGRKLVLAPRESPLARSHLRNMLRAAEDGAVILPPMLTFYHDEQDVKHQIDHFTGKALMQFYLKFENFRAWDGPEARAK, from the coding sequence ATGCGGATCATAGTAGGTATTTCAGGGGCAAGCGGCGCAATACTCGGCTGCAGCATACTTAAGGCGCTCAGGGCGCACAAGGAGGTGGAGACGCATCTTATCATCACCGATGCGGCAAAGCTGACGCTTTCCTGCGAAACCGCGCTCACGGCAGAAGACGCCGCGGCCTTAGCCGACTATTCCTATGACGTAAACGACATGGCGGCGCGGGTTGCAAGCGGCTCATTTGAAACTGACGGAATGATCATAGCGCCATGCAGCATGAAAACACTTTCTGGAATAGCTAACGGTTACGACGAAAATCTGCTCATACGCGCGGCGGACGCTACTCTCAAAGAGGGGCGCAAACTGGTGCTGGCGCCAAGAGAATCACCGCTTGCCCGCTCGCACCTTAGGAACATGCTGAGGGCCGCAGAAGACGGCGCGGTGATACTCCCGCCTATGCTTACCTTTTACCACGACGAACAGGACGTTAAACATCAAATCGACCATTTTACCGGAAAGGCGCTGATGCAGTTCTATCTGAAATTTGAAAATTTCCGCGCGTGGGACGGCCCGGAGGCGCGCGCGAAATGA